From the genome of Deltaproteobacteria bacterium:
AAGAGGCGCTGCGCGCGGCGGGAATATGGGACCAGATCGAATCGAAGCTCGTATACGGCGACAACATCGCGCACACGGCACAGCTCGTGGAATCGAAAAATGCGCAAGTCGGCATCATCGCCCTTTCCTTGGCGATGAGCCCCGCGCTCGCCAAACAGGGCGGCCACGCGCCGATCGACGAAACTCTCCACAAGCCGCTGGAGCAGGGTTTTGTCCTGACCAAACGAGCTGCAAAAAACGCGTGCGCGGCGAAGGTCAGCGACTTCATGGGCGAAAAAACCGCTCGCGACATCATGGTCCGCTACGGCTTCGCGTTGCCGGGGGAGAGCGCGGCGAAATGAACGTGCGATGCTGAGCACCGGCGACTGGCAGGCCATCTGGCTGACGGCGCGCCTCTCGGCGGTGGTGACTGCGATCCTGCTCGTTGTCGGCACGCCGCTCGCGTGGTGGCTCGCGCGCACGAAGCATTGGATGAAGGGTCCCGTCGGCGCGATCACTGCCATGCCGCTCGTGCTCCCGCCGTCGGTGCTCGGTTTCTACATGCTCGTGTCGATGGGTCCCGACGGGCCGATTGGGGCGCTCACAACGGCGCTGGGTCTCGGCCCGCTGCCGTTCACGTTTCCGGGGCTCGTCGTCGCGTCGGTTGTGTACTCGCTACCCTTCATGGTGCAGCCGCTTCAGTCGGCCTTCCACGCCATCGGCGACCGCCCACTCGAGGTCGCGGCCACGTTGCGGGCCTCACCGTTCGACGCGTTCTTCTCGGTCGTCATCCCCATGGCGCTGCCGGGCTACATCACCGCGACGATCATGACCTT
Proteins encoded in this window:
- the modB gene encoding molybdate ABC transporter permease subunit; the protein is MLSTGDWQAIWLTARLSAVVTAILLVVGTPLAWWLARTKHWMKGPVGAITAMPLVLPPSVLGFYMLVSMGPDGPIGALTTALGLGPLPFTFPGLVVASVVYSLPFMVQPLQSAFHAIGDRPLEVAATLRASPFDAFFSVVIPMALPGYITATIMTFAHTVGEFGVVLMVGGNLPGVTRVVSVQIFDHVQALEYDAAHRLAAVMLAFTFVVLLAVYAWRPRVKKGVS